A genomic segment from Glycine max cultivar Williams 82 chromosome 1, Glycine_max_v4.0, whole genome shotgun sequence encodes:
- the LOC100804081 gene encoding eEF1A lysine and N-terminal methyltransferase: MALDASTFETITPSRFIAFTVPHPTCSDSTLRVAVLDSPLQPTDSPRVGAMLVPEGRETDWIFSTESGHLQLLFSSPGISRLILIGTLFKEGTLTLLQSRAYHRSLECSLQHQGFEVWSKPLLLALSPKSLFKRGIPEIPLLSYEDSLVSSVVVHECVGCHVGEMLVEDVEIENESDHGREFRRRLRFKRMPNLIQTEICIIPERDCDGVCIGGDVGFVPDLKVLVHPYLGPMVAGLVLNSEYVEGRIRMGFRPKALCLGVGGGALMTFLRNQLGFEVMGVDSDREVLRVARKYFGLEECEFVRVVVGDAFESMNKLVCRGKLNGRRSSFDDCEVNGFGGHLVVEDEVNCKFDVVMVDLDSSDVRNGVRSPPLEFIRKDVLLAAKLVLCEFGILAINVIPPSRSFYDNLVSHFQEVFHELYKIDVGNGENFVLIATASPLVFSVEDCGNSFLMRLKSVIPEAFINSITKI, from the coding sequence ATGGCCCTGGATGCATCAACCTTCGAAACCATAACCCCTTCACGCTTCATCGCCTTCACAGTACCTCATCCAACATGTTCCGATTCCACTCTCCGAGTCGCCGTGCTCGACTCGCCGCTCCAACCCACTGACTCACCCCGAGTCGGCGCCATGTTGGTCCCCGAAGGCCGTGAAACCGATTGGATCTTCTCCACCGAATCGGGCCATCTCCAACTCCTCTTCAGCTCCCCTGGAATTTCACGTTTGATTCTCATAGGAACCCTCTTCAAAGAAGGTACTTTAACTCTTCTTCAATCACGTGCTTATCACCGTTCCTTGGAGTGTTCATTGCAGCATCAGGGTTTTGAGGTTTGGTCAAAGCCTCTTCTTTTGGCTTTGTCTCCTAAATCTTTGTTCAAAAGGGGCATTCCTGAGATACCCCTTTTGAGTTATGAGGATAGTTTGGTTTCTAGTGTGGTGGTTCATGAATGTGTTGGGTGTCATGTTGGTGAAATGTTGGTTGAGGatgttgaaattgaaaatgagaGTGATCATGGGAGGGAGTTTAGGAGGAGGTTGAGGTTTAAGAGAATGCCTAATTTGATTCAAACTGAAATTTGTATTATTCCTGAGAGAGATTGTGATGGTGTGTGCATTGGTGGTGATGTGGGGTTTGTGCCTGATCTTAAGGTTTTGGTGCACCCTTACTTGGGGCCTATGGTGGCTGGTCTTGTGTTGAATAGTGAATATGTGGAGGGGCGGATTCGGATGGGGTTTAGGCCGAAGGCTTTGTGCCTTGGGGTTGGAGGTGGGGCTTTGATGACCTTTTTGAGAAATCAATTGGGTTTTGAGGTCATGGGTGTGGATAGTGATAGGGAGGTTTTGAGGGTGGCAAGGAAGTATTTTGGATTGGAAGAATGTGAGTTTGTCCGTGTTGTTGTTGGGGATGCCTTTGAATCGATGAACAAGCTTGTGTGTCGTGGAAAATTGAATGGTCGGAGGAGTTCTTTTGATGATTGTGAGGTTAATGGTTTTGGTGGTCACTTAGTGGTGGAGGATGAGGTCAACTGTAAATTTGACGTCGTTATGGTTGATTTAGATTCGAGCGACGTGAGGAACGGTGTAAGATCTCCGCCGTTGGAATTCATTAGAAAGGATGTTCTTCTTGCTGCTAAATTAGTTCTTTGTGAGTTTGGGATTCTTGCCATTAATGTCATTCCTCCTAGCAGGTCCTTCTACGACAACTTGGTGAGTCATTTTCAGGAAGTTTTTCATGAGCTGTACAAGATAGATGTAGGGAATGGtgaaaattttgttcttattgcCACAGCTTCACCTCTGGTGTTTTCAGTTGAGGATTGTGGTAATTCTTTTCTTATGCGACTGAAATCAGTTATTCCGGAAGCATTCATAAATTCCATAACAAAGATATAA